In Tachysurus fulvidraco isolate hzauxx_2018 chromosome 1, HZAU_PFXX_2.0, whole genome shotgun sequence, a single window of DNA contains:
- the LOC125141224 gene encoding deoxynucleoside triphosphate triphosphohydrolase SAMHD1-like, which translates to MATKLGPKRSRKRKADEHLGQKSDRHDKVFNDPIHGHIELHPLLVKIIDTPQFQRLRYIKQLGGAYFVFPGASHNRFEHSVGVGYLAGCLIKTLSEKQPELGITEKDILCVQIAGLCHDLGHGPFSHLFDRMFIPRVRPELKWEHETASVKMFEHLVKENNLEDMMKDYGLSNKDLKFIKEQIAGPLKPSAQNKWAYSGRPEEQSFLYEIVANKRTGIDVDKWDYFARDSYHLGLKNIPDYQRFLKMARVCEVNGKKIICARDKEVHDLYDMFHTRHSLHRRAYQHKVTKIIEEMITEALVKADPYILIQGSPGKMYKMSEAIDDMEAYTKLTDNIFEQILYSSNPDLSEAQTIMKNILCRKLYKCVGQTIPKKALNFRALSFKKALAKEVAKSKPDDPEFVLKAEDLIISEFGIDYGKKEKNPIDNVYFYCKHNPTEAFQIRKEQVSKLLPNKFSEKHIRLYCKQTAKLAAAKKYFQQWCKTNNWKPQDAKLEVQEFTPAKKTKKKKNN; encoded by the exons ATGGCGACAAAACTGGGTCCTAAACGTTCCCGGAAGAGAAAGGCAGATG agcaccTTGGGCAGAAATCAGATCGGCATGACAAG GTGTTTAATGACCCAATCCATGGTCACATCGAGCTGCACCCCCTGCTAGTGAAGATCATCGATACTCCTCAGTTCCAGAGACTGCGGTATATTAAACAGCTGGGAGGAGCCTACTTTGTGTTTCCTGGAGCTTCACACAACCGATTTGAACACTCAGTAGG tgttGGATATTTAGCAGGTTGTCTCATTAAAACTCTAAGTGAAAAACAGCCAGAGCTTGGCATCACGGAAAAAGACATCCTGTGTGTTCAGATTGCTGGCTTGTGCCATGACTTgg GTCACGGCCCATTTTCACATCTGTTTGACCGCATGTTTATCCCAAGGGTCCGTCCTGAACTGAAATGGGAG CATGAAACTGCATCAGTGAAAATGTTTGAGCATCTGGTGAAGGAGAATAACCTGGAGGATATGATGAAAGATTATGGTCTTTCTAACAAAGACCTCAAATTTATCAAAGAACAAATTGCAGGACCTTTGAAACCCTCTGCACAAAACAAG TGGGCCTACAGTGGAAGACCTGAGGAACAGTCCTTCTTGTATGAGATTGTGGCAAATAAGAGGACTGGCATTGATGTGGACAAGTGGGATTATTTCGCAAG AGACTCGTATCACCTGGGACTCAAGAACATCCCAGACTACCAGCGTTTCCTAAAAATGGCCAGAGTGTGTGAGGTCAATGGGAAGAAGATCATCTGTGCCAGAGACAAG GAAGTCCATGATTTATATGACATGTTTCACACAAGACACTCCCTACACCGCAGAGCCTATCAGCACAAAGTGACCAAGATCATTGAGGAAAT GATAACAGAAGCCTTGGTCAAAGCCGATCCTTACATTCTGATCCAGGGATCCCCTGGAAAGATGTACAAAATGTCAGAGGCCATAGACGACATGGAGGCCTACACCAAGCTCACAG ATAACATCTTTGAGCAGATCCTGTACTCCTCTAATCCAGACCTGTCTGAAGCTCAGACCATCATGAAGAATATTCTCTGCAGAAAATTGTACAAGTGTGTGGGACAGACGATACCTAAAAAAGCTCTTAATTTCAGAGCTTTAAGCTttaag AAAGCATTAGCCAAAGAAGTGGCTAAGTCCAAACCTGATGACCCTGAGTTTGTCCTGAAAGCTGAAGATCTCATAATCAGC GAATTTGGTATTGATTATGGCAAGAAGGAGAAAAACCCCATCGACAACGTCTACTTCTACTGCAAGCACAACCCCACTGAAGCCTTTCAGATCCGCAAAGAACAG GTGTCCAAGCTGCTGCCGAACAAATTTTCTGAGAAGCACATCAGACTTTACTGCAAACAGACAGCTAAACTGGCAGCTGCAAAGAAATACTTTCAGCAGTGGTGTAAGACGAACAACTGGAAACCTCAG gatgCTAAACTTGAGGTTCAAGAATTTACTCCTGccaagaaaactaaaaaaaaaaagaacaattag